A window of the Zeugodacus cucurbitae isolate PBARC_wt_2022May chromosome 2, idZeuCucr1.2, whole genome shotgun sequence genome harbors these coding sequences:
- the LOC105215774 gene encoding protein lin-7 homolog C: MSEQVGTLTLSKDIKRAIELLDKLQSSGDFPTTKLSALQKVLQSDFLNAVREVYEHVYETVDIQGSQDVRASATAKATVAAFAASEGHAHPRVVELPKTEEGLGFNVMGGKEQNSPIYISRIIPGGVADRHGGLKRGDQLLSVNGVSVEGENHEKAVELLKQAVGSVKLVVRYTPKVLEEMELRFDKQRTTRRRQ, translated from the exons ATGTCAGAACAAGTCGGTACCTTAACTTTATCCAAGG atATAAAAAGAGCTATTGAACTACTGGATAAATTACAATCTAGTGGCGATTTTCCAACAACTAAGCTTTCTGCTCTGCAGAAGGTTCTTCAAAGCGACTTCTTGAATGCTGTAAGAGAGGTATATGAGCACGTCTACGAAACAGTTGATATTCAAGGCTCTCAGGATGTCAGAGCTTCGGCCACAGCAAAAGCCACTGTCGCAGCATTTGCTGCAAGTGAAGGACATGCTCATCCTAGGGTTGTTGAATTGCCGAAAACTGAAGAAG GACTTGGATTTAATGTAATGGGAGGAAAAGAACAGAACTCGCCTATTTACATTTCTCGTATTATACCCGGTGGTGTGGCTGATCGGCATGGAGGACTAAAAAGAGGAGATCAACTTTTATCTGTTAATGGCGTG TCAGTGGAAGGCGAAAATCACGAAAAAGCCGTGGAACTCCTTAAACAAGCTGTTGGATCTGTGAAGCTAGTCGTACGTTATACTCCCAAAGTTCTTGAGGAAATGGAGTTGAGATTTGATAAGCAACGCACTACACGCCGTCGCCAGTGA
- the LOC105215775 gene encoding dnaJ homolog subfamily C member 16 isoform X2: MCRNIKFILLLFSGLLLFVFVVSSSDNADPYEILGIVNRATAQDIRRAYKHLVRIWHPDKNEHPDANKIFVKIKQAYELLSDPDRRRMYDQHGIRNEDSHYFSTKSDLYRKTSAEQFENFFGKQFNMDNDISFYHRISINNKNYERKIVPNSKTTVYMVMFYNDWCFRCTRLISAFKKIIDALEPLGIHFAAVNAAYEPVLVKKSGVSSIPSLVMILDGHCYIYRENVYTLAKIKEFIRKKMPYSITQRVFDQNVDDFLGGWIDNRVRALIFEPRNKTRLRYLINAYAFQYRVAFGIVDSNDSRTEQTQKRYNVVPNLDTLLMFNEDSRSPRAKISMPEIPVQTLNDIISTNQYLLLPRLSSQQVLEGVCPAEWSQPRKRLCVILITENNDSHNFARIVFRNIALQAEYSIERVRFTYMFKERQKDFINAISKGAEADPLCPIVIIWRYDQTHIKYEWIKGAPLNMDSNQYDSNEQVINLTRRYIDNTIQRLLRTSETLSYETFVKNLFDEHAQSLINRWLSKLEYTCEYVIDNLEKEHILALLSLLGTIVFMFAVGYVMVYFVRVEEESLKQKGYLNENNNSSLKLNRTAPELKLHELRAEKYNGMVRLLKPGCRTIILVTDLKTRPKLIPSFHKAVWPYRKSKTLLFGHMLIEKGLLWYSELLRLSLCESKSFKINPRNCVGTVIALNGHRKYFCMYHAKHPETSGDGKRLIKMKKHLERDTTDPEIGAFVEVNSDESDCEQKILLEENLLDGLSNWLDRLFEGSTHRYNINYWPDFPTK; this comes from the exons GCATCCAGATAAAAATGAACATCCAGATGCTAATAAgattttcgttaaaataaagCAAGCATATGAGTTGCTAAGTGACCCTGATCGACGCCGCATGTACGATCAGCATGGAATACGAAATGAAGATTCGCATTATTTTTCAACTAAGAGTGATTTATACCGCAAAACTTCGGCGGAacaatttgagaatttttttgggaaacaaTTTAATATGGACAACGATATCAGCTTCTACCACAGAATCTCCATCAATAATAAGAATTATGAGAGAAAAATTGTTCCAAACAGCAAAACCACAGTGTATATGGTTATGTTTTATAACGACTGGTGTTTTCGTTGCACTCGACTCATTAGTGCATTTAAAAAGATTATCGATGCCCTGGAACCACTAG GTATTCATTTTGCTGCAGTTAATGCTGCATATGAACCGGTTTTAGTTAAGAAATCGGGTGTGAGCTCTATACCAAGCTTGGTTATGATTCTGGATGGACACTGCTATATATATCGCGAAAATGTGTATACATTGGCTAAAATTAAGG agTTTATAAGAAAAAAGATGCCATATTCTATTACACAGAGAGTATTTGACCAAAATGTGGATGATTTTTTGGGAGGTTGGATAGATAATAGAGTGAGAGCTCTAATCTTCGAACCACGAAATAAAACGAGACTTCGATATTTAATAAATGCATACGCGTTCCAGTATAGAGTTGCGTTTGG AATCGTTGATTCGAATGATAGCAGAACTGAACAAACTCAAAAACGGTACAATGTTGTTCCAAATCTCGACACGCTTCTTATGTTTAATGAAGATTCCCGTAGTCCACGTGCAAAGATTTCCATGCCTGAGATTCCGGTGCAAACATTAAATGACATTATTTCTACAAATCAATATCTTTTATTACCTAGACTCTCATCACAACAAGTTTTGGAAG GAGTATGTCCAGCTGAATGGAGCCAACCTCGAAAACGTTTATGTGTTATTCTTATTACAGAAAACAACGATTCTCATAATTTTGCCCGCATTGTATTTCGAAATATTGCTCTTCAGGCTGAATACAGTATAGAAAGAGTACGATTTACGTATATGTTCAAg GAACGACAAAAAGACTTTATTAACGCAATTTCTAAGGGAGCCGAAGCAGATCCGTTGTGTCCTATAGTAATTATTTGGCGGTATGATCAAACTCATATAAAATATGAGTGGATTAAAGGAGCGCCTCTTAACATGGATTCCAACCAATATGATTCAAATGAGCAAGTTATCAATTTAACGAGACGTTATATCGACAACACCATCCAAAGACTATTGAGAACAAGTGAGACACTCAGCTACGAAACTTTTGTGAAA AATCTCTTTGACGAACATGCACAAAGCTTAATCAACAGATGGTTATCCAAGTTGGAGTACACGTGTGAATATGTGATTGACAACTTGGAGAAGGAACATATATTAGCGTTGTTATCTCTTCTGGGAacaattgtatttatgtttgccgTGGGCTATGTTATGGTTTATTTTGTTCGTGTCGAAGAAGAAAGTTTAAAACAAAAGGGTTAtttgaatgaaaacaacaatTCTT ctCTGAAACTAAACCGGACTGCTCCGGAGTTGAAATTACATGAACTTAGAGCTGAAAAATATAATGGCATGGTTCGGTTGTTAAAACCGGGATGTAGAACTATAATTTTGGTTACCGATTTAAAAACACGACCTAAACTAATTCCCTCATTTCATAAAGCTGTTTGGCCATACCGAAAATCCAAGACACTATTATTTGGTCATATGCTTATAGAAAAAGGACTGCTGTGGTACTCTGAACTGCTAAGATTGTCTTTATGCGAATCGAagtcttttaaaattaatccCCGAAACTGTGTTGGTACAGTAATTGCTTTAAATGgtcaccgaaaatatttttgcatgtacCACGCTAAACACCCAGAGACAAGCGGTGATGGAAAG agattgataaaaatgaagaaacatCTTGAGCGAGATACTACCGATCCCGAAATAGGAGCATTTGTTGAGGTTAATTCAGATGAATCAGATTGTGAGCAAAAAATCTTATTGGAAGAAAATCTTTTGGATGGATTAAGTAATTGGTTGGACAGGTTATTCGAAGGATCTACTCATAGGTACAATATCAATTACTGGCCGGATTTTCCAACTAAATAA
- the LOC105215775 gene encoding dnaJ homolog subfamily C member 16 isoform X4 yields the protein MYDQHGIRNEDSHYFSTKSDLYRKTSAEQFENFFGKQFNMDNDISFYHRISINNKNYERKIVPNSKTTVYMVMFYNDWCFRCTRLISAFKKIIDALEPLGIHFAAVNAAYEPVLVKKSGVSSIPSLVMILDGHCYIYRENVYTLAKIKEFIRKKMPYSITQRVFDQNVDDFLGGWIDNRVRALIFEPRNKTRLRYLINAYAFQYRVAFGIVDSNDSRTEQTQKRYNVVPNLDTLLMFNEDSRSPRAKISMPEIPVQTLNDIISTNQYLLLPRLSSQQVLEGVCPAEWSQPRKRLCVILITENNDSHNFARIVFRNIALQAEYSIERVRFTYMFKERQKDFINAISKGAEADPLCPIVIIWRYDQTHIKYEWIKGAPLNMDSNQYDSNEQVINLTRRYIDNTIQRLLRTSETLSYETFVKNLFDEHAQSLINRWLSKLEYTCEYVIDNLEKEHILALLSLLGTIVFMFAVGYVMVYFVRVEEESLKQKGYLNENNNSSLKLNRTAPELKLHELRAEKYNGMVRLLKPGCRTIILVTDLKTRPKLIPSFHKAVWPYRKSKTLLFGHMLIEKGLLWYSELLRLSLCESKSFKINPRNCVGTVIALNGHRKYFCMYHAKHPETSGDGKRLIKMKKHLERDTTDPEIGAFVEVNSDESDCEQKILLEENLLDGLSNWLDRLFEGSTHRYNINYWPDFPTK from the exons ATGTACGATCAGCATGGAATACGAAATGAAGATTCGCATTATTTTTCAACTAAGAGTGATTTATACCGCAAAACTTCGGCGGAacaatttgagaatttttttgggaaacaaTTTAATATGGACAACGATATCAGCTTCTACCACAGAATCTCCATCAATAATAAGAATTATGAGAGAAAAATTGTTCCAAACAGCAAAACCACAGTGTATATGGTTATGTTTTATAACGACTGGTGTTTTCGTTGCACTCGACTCATTAGTGCATTTAAAAAGATTATCGATGCCCTGGAACCACTAG GTATTCATTTTGCTGCAGTTAATGCTGCATATGAACCGGTTTTAGTTAAGAAATCGGGTGTGAGCTCTATACCAAGCTTGGTTATGATTCTGGATGGACACTGCTATATATATCGCGAAAATGTGTATACATTGGCTAAAATTAAGG agTTTATAAGAAAAAAGATGCCATATTCTATTACACAGAGAGTATTTGACCAAAATGTGGATGATTTTTTGGGAGGTTGGATAGATAATAGAGTGAGAGCTCTAATCTTCGAACCACGAAATAAAACGAGACTTCGATATTTAATAAATGCATACGCGTTCCAGTATAGAGTTGCGTTTGG AATCGTTGATTCGAATGATAGCAGAACTGAACAAACTCAAAAACGGTACAATGTTGTTCCAAATCTCGACACGCTTCTTATGTTTAATGAAGATTCCCGTAGTCCACGTGCAAAGATTTCCATGCCTGAGATTCCGGTGCAAACATTAAATGACATTATTTCTACAAATCAATATCTTTTATTACCTAGACTCTCATCACAACAAGTTTTGGAAG GAGTATGTCCAGCTGAATGGAGCCAACCTCGAAAACGTTTATGTGTTATTCTTATTACAGAAAACAACGATTCTCATAATTTTGCCCGCATTGTATTTCGAAATATTGCTCTTCAGGCTGAATACAGTATAGAAAGAGTACGATTTACGTATATGTTCAAg GAACGACAAAAAGACTTTATTAACGCAATTTCTAAGGGAGCCGAAGCAGATCCGTTGTGTCCTATAGTAATTATTTGGCGGTATGATCAAACTCATATAAAATATGAGTGGATTAAAGGAGCGCCTCTTAACATGGATTCCAACCAATATGATTCAAATGAGCAAGTTATCAATTTAACGAGACGTTATATCGACAACACCATCCAAAGACTATTGAGAACAAGTGAGACACTCAGCTACGAAACTTTTGTGAAA AATCTCTTTGACGAACATGCACAAAGCTTAATCAACAGATGGTTATCCAAGTTGGAGTACACGTGTGAATATGTGATTGACAACTTGGAGAAGGAACATATATTAGCGTTGTTATCTCTTCTGGGAacaattgtatttatgtttgccgTGGGCTATGTTATGGTTTATTTTGTTCGTGTCGAAGAAGAAAGTTTAAAACAAAAGGGTTAtttgaatgaaaacaacaatTCTT ctCTGAAACTAAACCGGACTGCTCCGGAGTTGAAATTACATGAACTTAGAGCTGAAAAATATAATGGCATGGTTCGGTTGTTAAAACCGGGATGTAGAACTATAATTTTGGTTACCGATTTAAAAACACGACCTAAACTAATTCCCTCATTTCATAAAGCTGTTTGGCCATACCGAAAATCCAAGACACTATTATTTGGTCATATGCTTATAGAAAAAGGACTGCTGTGGTACTCTGAACTGCTAAGATTGTCTTTATGCGAATCGAagtcttttaaaattaatccCCGAAACTGTGTTGGTACAGTAATTGCTTTAAATGgtcaccgaaaatatttttgcatgtacCACGCTAAACACCCAGAGACAAGCGGTGATGGAAAG agattgataaaaatgaagaaacatCTTGAGCGAGATACTACCGATCCCGAAATAGGAGCATTTGTTGAGGTTAATTCAGATGAATCAGATTGTGAGCAAAAAATCTTATTGGAAGAAAATCTTTTGGATGGATTAAGTAATTGGTTGGACAGGTTATTCGAAGGATCTACTCATAGGTACAATATCAATTACTGGCCGGATTTTCCAACTAAATAA
- the LOC105215775 gene encoding dnaJ homolog subfamily C member 16 isoform X3, whose translation MYRLSFEHPDKNEHPDANKIFVKIKQAYELLSDPDRRRMYDQHGIRNEDSHYFSTKSDLYRKTSAEQFENFFGKQFNMDNDISFYHRISINNKNYERKIVPNSKTTVYMVMFYNDWCFRCTRLISAFKKIIDALEPLGIHFAAVNAAYEPVLVKKSGVSSIPSLVMILDGHCYIYRENVYTLAKIKEFIRKKMPYSITQRVFDQNVDDFLGGWIDNRVRALIFEPRNKTRLRYLINAYAFQYRVAFGIVDSNDSRTEQTQKRYNVVPNLDTLLMFNEDSRSPRAKISMPEIPVQTLNDIISTNQYLLLPRLSSQQVLEGVCPAEWSQPRKRLCVILITENNDSHNFARIVFRNIALQAEYSIERVRFTYMFKERQKDFINAISKGAEADPLCPIVIIWRYDQTHIKYEWIKGAPLNMDSNQYDSNEQVINLTRRYIDNTIQRLLRTSETLSYETFVKNLFDEHAQSLINRWLSKLEYTCEYVIDNLEKEHILALLSLLGTIVFMFAVGYVMVYFVRVEEESLKQKGYLNENNNSSLKLNRTAPELKLHELRAEKYNGMVRLLKPGCRTIILVTDLKTRPKLIPSFHKAVWPYRKSKTLLFGHMLIEKGLLWYSELLRLSLCESKSFKINPRNCVGTVIALNGHRKYFCMYHAKHPETSGDGKRLIKMKKHLERDTTDPEIGAFVEVNSDESDCEQKILLEENLLDGLSNWLDRLFEGSTHRYNINYWPDFPTK comes from the exons ATGTATCGATTATCGTTCGa GCATCCAGATAAAAATGAACATCCAGATGCTAATAAgattttcgttaaaataaagCAAGCATATGAGTTGCTAAGTGACCCTGATCGACGCCGCATGTACGATCAGCATGGAATACGAAATGAAGATTCGCATTATTTTTCAACTAAGAGTGATTTATACCGCAAAACTTCGGCGGAacaatttgagaatttttttgggaaacaaTTTAATATGGACAACGATATCAGCTTCTACCACAGAATCTCCATCAATAATAAGAATTATGAGAGAAAAATTGTTCCAAACAGCAAAACCACAGTGTATATGGTTATGTTTTATAACGACTGGTGTTTTCGTTGCACTCGACTCATTAGTGCATTTAAAAAGATTATCGATGCCCTGGAACCACTAG GTATTCATTTTGCTGCAGTTAATGCTGCATATGAACCGGTTTTAGTTAAGAAATCGGGTGTGAGCTCTATACCAAGCTTGGTTATGATTCTGGATGGACACTGCTATATATATCGCGAAAATGTGTATACATTGGCTAAAATTAAGG agTTTATAAGAAAAAAGATGCCATATTCTATTACACAGAGAGTATTTGACCAAAATGTGGATGATTTTTTGGGAGGTTGGATAGATAATAGAGTGAGAGCTCTAATCTTCGAACCACGAAATAAAACGAGACTTCGATATTTAATAAATGCATACGCGTTCCAGTATAGAGTTGCGTTTGG AATCGTTGATTCGAATGATAGCAGAACTGAACAAACTCAAAAACGGTACAATGTTGTTCCAAATCTCGACACGCTTCTTATGTTTAATGAAGATTCCCGTAGTCCACGTGCAAAGATTTCCATGCCTGAGATTCCGGTGCAAACATTAAATGACATTATTTCTACAAATCAATATCTTTTATTACCTAGACTCTCATCACAACAAGTTTTGGAAG GAGTATGTCCAGCTGAATGGAGCCAACCTCGAAAACGTTTATGTGTTATTCTTATTACAGAAAACAACGATTCTCATAATTTTGCCCGCATTGTATTTCGAAATATTGCTCTTCAGGCTGAATACAGTATAGAAAGAGTACGATTTACGTATATGTTCAAg GAACGACAAAAAGACTTTATTAACGCAATTTCTAAGGGAGCCGAAGCAGATCCGTTGTGTCCTATAGTAATTATTTGGCGGTATGATCAAACTCATATAAAATATGAGTGGATTAAAGGAGCGCCTCTTAACATGGATTCCAACCAATATGATTCAAATGAGCAAGTTATCAATTTAACGAGACGTTATATCGACAACACCATCCAAAGACTATTGAGAACAAGTGAGACACTCAGCTACGAAACTTTTGTGAAA AATCTCTTTGACGAACATGCACAAAGCTTAATCAACAGATGGTTATCCAAGTTGGAGTACACGTGTGAATATGTGATTGACAACTTGGAGAAGGAACATATATTAGCGTTGTTATCTCTTCTGGGAacaattgtatttatgtttgccgTGGGCTATGTTATGGTTTATTTTGTTCGTGTCGAAGAAGAAAGTTTAAAACAAAAGGGTTAtttgaatgaaaacaacaatTCTT ctCTGAAACTAAACCGGACTGCTCCGGAGTTGAAATTACATGAACTTAGAGCTGAAAAATATAATGGCATGGTTCGGTTGTTAAAACCGGGATGTAGAACTATAATTTTGGTTACCGATTTAAAAACACGACCTAAACTAATTCCCTCATTTCATAAAGCTGTTTGGCCATACCGAAAATCCAAGACACTATTATTTGGTCATATGCTTATAGAAAAAGGACTGCTGTGGTACTCTGAACTGCTAAGATTGTCTTTATGCGAATCGAagtcttttaaaattaatccCCGAAACTGTGTTGGTACAGTAATTGCTTTAAATGgtcaccgaaaatatttttgcatgtacCACGCTAAACACCCAGAGACAAGCGGTGATGGAAAG agattgataaaaatgaagaaacatCTTGAGCGAGATACTACCGATCCCGAAATAGGAGCATTTGTTGAGGTTAATTCAGATGAATCAGATTGTGAGCAAAAAATCTTATTGGAAGAAAATCTTTTGGATGGATTAAGTAATTGGTTGGACAGGTTATTCGAAGGATCTACTCATAGGTACAATATCAATTACTGGCCGGATTTTCCAACTAAATAA